One Nymphaea colorata isolate Beijing-Zhang1983 chromosome 12, ASM883128v2, whole genome shotgun sequence genomic window, AGAAAACCATAATCTATATGGATGTGACCTTTTTCCGGATGAGCTAAATAAACAGAGAAGgatcttctttttgtttcttctcctcttctgcGCCTCTCTGGCTCGTTTTGGTCATCGCAGGAATGAGTTTCTTCAGCAACACCCAGTTCTTCTGTGATCCCTTGCTTGAGCACCACCACCATCTTCCCTTCTCTCCATTCTCCAGCGCTTTCCTCAGAtcccaccaccacctcctcctcccgCCATTCCCATTGGAGGAGCCCCTGGCCTTGTCCCTCCTCCACTATCTCCACCCAATTCCCCGCCTCTTGCCCGATGCAATCGAGTTCAGCAGAACTGACTTCTATGCTTCCGTCAGGGGGTTCACTATAGAGCACAATCTCTCATCGCCATTACCATCTCATGTTTCTTCGTCCTTCCCCTGCTCTTATGGGATCGAGACGGAGCCGTTGCTGAGGTACTTGAATGATCGTGTCTCTGCCCTCGAGCTGGgacttgaagagttgcttgccTTCGATCGGAGGTTGCTACTCAAGGGGCAAAAGCGAAACGTCTCCTACGGTCACAAGCTGGAGTCGGAGGGCTGGACGGGATCCGAGAGCAAGCGCAGATGGGAGGCGGAGATCAGAGGGCTGGACGGCCAACGTTCGAAGAGCGCCGCCAAGTACAAGGTCGAGACGTCTTCTGGGAAGAAGGATGAGCCGAAGAAGGAAAACCCACGAACAGTTCGCATTGTGGAGATTGAGGAGCCCGAGCGCAATCCCGTCAACCAggtgggctccttcatcttcatcatcttgccAACCAATGAATGAATGAATCCAACAAATAGCGACGGTGTTAACAATTTCTTATGAAGTTGGTTACGATGATTTGCTGATGACTGGTAAATggtcatgattttttttaaatgtgattaTGAAACGATACGATTGGGGATGATGCCTCCCTGAATGCAGGGGGTGGTCGGGAAGAGAAAAGACGTGACCGTTAAGGGTAGAGTAAGTAAAGGCAAGAAGAAGGAACTCTCTCCTCTAGATGCTGCCCTTCTCCTTCAAACGAAATTTCGAGCCCACCTAATTCGCCGCTCACAAACTATCCGAGGCCTTAAAGATCTTGCGGTTGCGAAGGCCAAATTGAACGACTTAAGGTCCCTCTTCAACAGCTTCTCTTACCGCCGTCGTCTGACCGTCGAAACTGGAGAACGCCAGAGGTTCTCCGAGAGGATCATCGTCCTCATCTTGACCGTTGAAGCCATCGTGGTACTTACTGAATCATTTCTACAGCTTGTTGATAATCTGAATCGCTCCATGCAACCGTCTCTACCATCTGCTTGACATGTTAAATAAGCGACAACCATCTGAATGGCCATTGTCTGGTCTCATTTCGCTTGCCAGGGTTCGGGTTCGATGATTAGGGAAGCGCGGAGGACCATGATCGTGGAGCTGGAAGCGATGCTTGATGCTGTCAATCCGCAACCTCCAGGGAAGATGTCGCCATTCAGTAGAAAGCTTGATCTTCCAGGGCAATCCGGCAACGCTGAACTGAAGGAGATGGCCCGGGGCGTAGCTGAGGTAGTCCACTTTCTCGACCAAGAAGGCATCAAGGAAGAGTTACAGGAGGTTTCCTTGTAGAAGGAGCATAGTTTTTCTATTTCCCTGCTCTAGTTTATCCCTTCGGCAGCGATTTCTTCTTTCTGGTTTAAGGGCCTTCTTTTTATTCCTTTCCTGCTCCATTTTAACCCTGGTTTAGTAGCAATTGCTTCTTTCTGCAGTTCCCATTATGAAGCTGATCGGATGAGATCTTGGGATGTTGGTCTATTTTTGTGTTCTGTATTGTGGTGCCACAGTCAACATACaatattataaaatatgttGTCCGTGTGCTTGAAGAAAGATTTATGAAAAGATATGCTCCATGAATTGGATGTTAGTAGTCATGTGGCTCTGGTTAAATCCGTGGATTTGATGTGGCACAGTGTTACTGAATGTGGCAAGAAGCCAGACAAACTTTAGGGCTTATCAAACTAGGGATGTCCAGCCACAACTATGATGCAGGCTTAAGACCCTCAATTTACTAGCTATTTTACATCGTTAAATGGTCTGATCTGAAGGCCCAATCATGGTGATTTGGAGtataaatccaagtatatgaAGATCAGAAGACCTTAAGGTCTAATCTGATATGAGCTGCTCAGTTATAACAAAATGGACAACCGATTCCATTCGCCTTAAATACTTAATTTGTATTTAGTCGCTGTGCATAGTTATCTTGATCAACCTTCAGCCAAGGTGTATCAGAAGAAATGGATTTCGATGCTTCCATCAATTTGCTAGAAGTTCCTGCTTCATGCAAAGACAATGGTTCTGTAGTAGGCGAATCGATGCCCTTGATGAAGGATGTGTGtagcaaaacaaaaacattgtcaTCACAAAaagacacaacagaaatacatgACCAACtgaagaaaaattttcactACGGAAATAGTTACTCAATTGTGAGAAAGTGTTCCTGAGCTTGCAGAACCAAATCATGGTCATCCCATTCATCTCGATAATTTTCCGGCCTAGCAATTCGATTCTTGTAAGTTGCAGCAAACATCTCCTTCCTccattcctccaccttcatGCACCCGCATTGCATCGACAGCCAATCATCATACTCAGACTGTCAAAACGGTAAACAGTTTTACCCCTTTCAGAACAAAGTCCAAACCACGAAAATTGGGCTTCTCTGCGACATGATAATCATGAAGTAAAACTCCTATTCGGGGTGCTCAATCCTAACAATGAATCCCTCATATAAATCTGTGTACAGAAAGTATGGTCTGGACAAGCTTTATTGCTTCCATCTTGACAAAGGCAATCGCAGACAGTCAATTTCTAGAGAAACTATCTAATCATGAGGGCGTTGGAAACACTGACGTGGAGATCAACACAACCTAAAGACATTCAAATTACAAGCCTGAACTTACCTGGTAACTTGAAATGTTATGGGTGTAACGCTTAGGATATCCAGCTGCTTCAATCTGCAAGTAAAAGGCTTCTACATCTTCCAGCATCTCTCGTTCAGATGGAAGCGAAATCCGCCCTGAGAGAACTCCTGCCACCCACTTGCTTTGCAGTTCGAACAATGGAAACGGATATACCTGTCATCACCAAACGAAAACTTTTACAGTATGTGCCGCAAGAGAACGACTTCCAGTGTTACTGATTCATTAGAGAGAAACCTTCCAGGGAATCCCAATGAATGAAAGCGATGGAGCCAACGACGGCGGAAAAACGTGCTTATACAGCGGGCCAACACGGTTGTCGTCCACAGTTACTGCACCATTCGAGTccagaaaaggaaaacgaaaTTTGTACCTGTGACAAAGAGAGGCCACCATTAATGGAGACTAAAAATCTGCTTGAATGAACAGGAGCTGCATATTCATTGCAATGAATAAGCCATCAAAAGATACAGGGAGGTAATCTCTGTCAATTGAGGCGAAAAATAGAAGACCCACACGATCACGCTGAAGACCAGACGCTTATACTACCCTGTGCAGTGTATAATGATATCAGCAATTACTGAACTTCCATCACTGAATACCACGCCACCATCTTCATGGGTGCTCTTGATCTGCATGGGTTCTCGCTGAGATTAGCTTTTTCTTATAAGTCACCAACAAATGTTTTCTtgaattatttgttttcttaaagCATCTTGCTTGACATCATCTCTGAACAATTTTTAGCTAGAAGAATCTAAAGAAAATACACTGTTCATTTACCAAGGAATGAAGCCACATGTTAGCATATCCCGGTTGCATCCTTGGTAGTTCACCTGATTCAGTTCTCGACGAAACATGAACTTCTTTAGCTACTGGAGCAATGTCTCTGGAAATATCCTTTGCACTCGCATAACCGCCTATCAGAACTACAACCTGTAAACAGAAGGACAAGGGATGATCTTTCCTTTTGTGACGCACAGCTCCATAGAAATTTATGTTGCTGCACTGAACACCTTCAAGTCAGTTTACAAACACGTAGTCACAAGACTGTATATAGTGCGGGTAAGATTtaatatcttatatatatatatgagagaggtTGGAGGTATGC contains:
- the LOC116265283 gene encoding BAG family molecular chaperone regulator 7-like, translating into MSFFSNTQFFCDPLLEHHHHLPFSPFSSAFLRSHHHLLLPPFPLEEPLALSLLHYLHPIPRLLPDAIEFSRTDFYASVRGFTIEHNLSSPLPSHVSSSFPCSYGIETEPLLRYLNDRVSALELGLEELLAFDRRLLLKGQKRNVSYGHKLESEGWTGSESKRRWEAEIRGLDGQRSKSAAKYKVETSSGKKDEPKKENPRTVRIVEIEEPERNPVNQGVVGKRKDVTVKGRVSKGKKKELSPLDAALLLQTKFRAHLIRRSQTIRGLKDLAVAKAKLNDLRSLFNSFSYRRRLTVETGERQRFSERIIVLILTVEAIVGSGSMIREARRTMIVELEAMLDAVNPQPPGKMSPFSRKLDLPGQSGNAELKEMARGVAEVVHFLDQEGIKEELQEVSL
- the LOC116265823 gene encoding flavin-containing monooxygenase FMO GS-OX-like 5; translation: MASFTTLPAMVIEALVPAARKRAGKEVAVIGAGAAGLAAGRELRREGHRVVVFERGNTVGGTWVYTPEVESPDLLGVDPNRTLVHSSVYESLRTNLPREVMGFLDYPFSVRPGCDGRRFPSHQEVAAYLADFAADFDLVRWIRLETEVVNVVQHPDGRWLVRSRRALLNRECTPPSAAVIEEVFDAVVVCNGHYTEPRLAVIPGIEKWRGKQMHSHNYRVPGPFADKVVVLIGGYASAKDISRDIAPVAKEVHVSSRTESGELPRMQPGYANMWLHSLIKSTHEDGGVVFSDGSSVIADIIIHCTGYKFRFPFLDSNGAVTVDDNRVGPLYKHVFPPSLAPSLSFIGIPWKVYPFPLFELQSKWVAGVLSGRISLPSEREMLEDVEAFYLQIEAAGYPKRYTHNISSYQSEYDDWLSMQCGCMKVEEWRKEMFAATYKNRIARPENYRDEWDDHDLVLQAQEHFLTIE